The DNA segment CGCACGAGCGGCAATCTGGTCGACCGGCTGCGCGGACACACGTTGGATATCGAATTGATTGATTTGCAAATTCACGTCCGCACCGAGGATTCGTCGGGCGACTGGCAAGCGGGCGACATCAATTTTCTGGGTCGCATCGAGTCGGCTGCCGCGGCGGAAGGTAAGGACGGGACGCCGCAGTTGCTGGTGAAGCAATGCAAGTTGCTCGATCGCACGGAACTGACGCCGGGCCTTTGCAACGACGTGCTTCAATACGTGCTGCCGCCGCTGGCCGGTGCGACGTCGCCGGAAGGCGCGGTGAGCGTAGATCTTAAGGAAGGCGCCATCCCGCTGGATCTGCCGCGCAAGTTGAATCTCAGCGGAGCGTTGACGATCCACGATGTCAGTGTGGGGCCGGGCATCCTCACGCAAAGCTTGACCGATCTCTTGGCCACGCTCCAAGCCCCGACGCGCTTTCAATTGGCGAACAATTCGGTCATTCAGTTTGCCGTGGCCGACGAGCGCGTCACGCACTCAGGGTTGGAGTTCGGCGTCCCGCAGGTGCGCGTGCGGACGGAAGGCTCGGTGGGCTTCGATCAAACGCTCGACGTAACGGCGGAGGTGATTCTCGCGCTCGGCGAAAGCGAGAAACGGCCGATCTTGAGCGCCCTCGGCAATCAGAATTTGCATGTGCCGATTCGCGGCACGTTCGCCGAACCCAAGGTGGAACTAGGTCAGATCGCTTCCGGCAACGCCAACTGGATGAAATTGTTTCAATCCGCCGGCACGCTGTGGGCGAAACGATCGGCGGGAGGCGCAGGCGAGTCCGCGCCCGAGACAGAACCAGAAGCCACGGGCGAGGCTGGCATCGATGCCGCCGAAGTGTTGGATAATCTCCCGGTGGGCAATGGGGAGATCCTCAACTGGTGGAACGAACGCCGCAAGCAACGAGAAGCGGAACGCCAGGCGGCCGAGCAACAGCAACCACCGGACGCACAGCCCGCGGAACAGCCGGCGCCGCGACGCCGCTTGCGCGATCGGTTGCGCGGCCGGGCGGAACAGCCGCCGCCGCCCCCACCGGCGACGCAATGAATCGTGATGTTCATTGATGATTAGAGGAATACGCCGTCGCAAGTTTGTCCGTATCATGGATTGCGTAGCGCCTTTCCAAACTAGCAAGTTAAGGAAAACCAAAATGTTGACGCCGCAAGAAGTCTTGCGATACCTGAAGGCGGAGCCGTTCCGACCATTTCGAATCCATCTGGCGAGCGGCAACGTGTTCGACGTTAAGCATCCGGAATTGGCCCGCGTCGGGAGAAATTTCCTAGTGATTTTCACGTTTGTTGCGGATTCACCCGACTTGCTCGATCGATGGGAGACCGTCTCGTTGATGCTCATCGAACATATTTCCTACACCGAAGTGCCGACGAATCAGAACTAGCAACTGCATTGCGTCGATTGTCTTTCGCATCCCAACACCCGAGCCCGCATGTCTGTTTCCAGTTCGTTGCCGATTGTCGATTCCCGTCCTGAACCTAAGTCGAAGCCTGCTGCGGGCGACGGCCAGGTGAAGGGCACCTACGCGTTTGTGAGTCTCGGCTGCCCGAAGAACCTGGTCGATAGCGAGCGGATGCTCGGCTTGTTGCAACTGGACGGATACCGGCTGGTGCAGGAGGCGGACGGCGCGGACTTTGTGATCGTCAACACCTGCGGCTTCATCGAGCAAGCCCGGCAGGAGTCGTTCGCGTCGATTCACGAAATGCTCGACCTCAAGCGACGCGGACGGACGCGCGGCGTGATTGTCTCCGGCTGCCTGGCGGAGCGCGAGAAGCAATCCTTGCTGGAGCAGTGCCCCGACATCGATCAACTGGTCGGCGTCTTCGGCCGCGATCACGTGACAAAGGTGGCCGATCGTTTGATCGGCGGCTTGCAGGAACAGCGCACCGTCTTTAATCCCGCGCCGAGCCGCCCGCTGTCGGATCGCGCGCGGTTGCGGATCACGCCGCGGCATTTCGCCTACCTGAAAATCTCCGAAGGTTGCGACCGGCTCTGCACGTTCTGCGCGATTCCGAAGATGCGCGGCAAGCATGCCACGAAGCCGATGGAGGAAGTCATCGCCGAGGCCAAAGAGCTGGCCGCCGATGGCGTCCGCGAGTTGAACATCGTCGCGCAGGACACCACCTATTACGGCAAAGATCTCTACGGCGAGCCGCGCCTGGCGGAATTGCTGCGCGAGCTGGACCGCGTCGACGGCCTGGATTGGATTCGCGTGCTGTACCTGTATCCGATGTACTTCACCGATGAGTTGATCGGCGTGTTGGCGGACGCCAAGAAGATCGTGCCGTACCTCGACATGCCGCTCCAGCACATCAACGACGCGACACTCAAACGGATGCAGCGCCGCGTGAATCGCGCAGATACCGAGGTGCTGCTCAAGAAGCTGCGCGACGCGATCCCCGGCCTGGTCATGCGCACCACGTTTATCACCGGATTCCCCGGCGAGACCGACGCGCAGTTCGAGGAATTGGTCGACTTCGTGCGCGAGCAACAGTTCGAACGCCTCGGCGTGTTCACGTATTCACTTGAGCCTGACACTCCGGCCGCGAAGCTCGACGGCCATTTGCCGAATGAAGTCAAAGAAGAACGCCGCGAGCGATTGATGGCTGAACAACAGGAAGTCGCCTTCGCCTGGAACGAACGTCAACTCGGCCGGCAGATGGACGCCTTGATTGACTCGGCGGTGCCCGGCGAACCAAACGCCTTCATCGGCCGCACTTACGCCGACGCCCCGGACATCGACGGAGTCGTCTACGTCACGGGTAAGAAATTGAAGCCAGGCCAAATCGTGCCGTGCGAAATCGTCGCCAGCCAAGGCTACGACCTGGTCGCCGCGGCGGTAGGTAAGGGGAGATAGGAGTTCACCACGGAGGCACGGAGGGGGCGAGGAAAGTGATGAGTGCGGAGTGATGTGTGATGAGTTGCGATGCATTCTTGTGGTGAATTGTTGTGGCACGGTCTCCCGACCGTGCCACCGGTCCGACCGAAGGTCTCCAGTTCCTTACACGCTTGCCCAAAGTGGCACGGTCAGGAGACCGTGCCACAACACGCGCGTGTGTGTAGCGTCACACTGAAAACTGAACACTGAAAACTTCAAACTCCCCATGCCTGACCAGCCGACGTCCAACCGTTCGACGATCGTCAACGTGCCGAATCAGTTGACGGTCTCGCGGCTGTTGCTGTCGATCGTGCTCTTCGTGCTGATCGCCTTCAAACAGTTTCTGCCGGCGACGATCGTGTTCATCGTCGCCGCCTCGACGGATTGGCTCGACGGCTTTATCGCCCGGCGGTATGGACTGGTCACGGTGTTGGGAAGAATCCTCGATCCTTTCGTCGACAAGGTGATCATCTGCGGGACGTTTATCTTTTTGGTCGCCGAACCGCTGTCCGAACTGAAGGCCTGGATGGCGGTCGTCGTCGTCGGGCGCGAGTTGCTGGTTACGGCCTTGCGCGGGTACTTGGAACAACAAGGCGCTGATTTTTCCGCCAGCATGTCGGGCAAGTTGAAGATGGTGTTTCAGTGCGTGGCGGCCGGTATGAGTCTCGGCTATCTCCACTATCTCTCGCGCGGCGCGAGCGTCGATCCGGAATTGCAGCGTATGTTTCTCTATGCCCTGCGCGGCGCCATTTGGACCGCGGTGGGACTGACGGTGTGGTCCGGCGTGGAATACATTTTCGCCGCCGCGCGGCTCATTCGCAGGTGAGCGATCGATGTTGGGCTGGTGGCAAACAACCGCGGACGCTTGGGATCCCCGCCTGCTGGCGGTCGTCGTGGTCGCGTTGCTCGTGAGCGGCAGTTTGACGCTCTGGATTCGCCTCGGCTGGCGCGCGGTTGAAGGGCAGCCGATTTTGCCTTACGAGCCGCGCCGGCCAGTTCCCTGGACGATCGTCGGGCTGTTGGTACTGGCCCTGGTCTCATTCATGGCGATAACGGCGTTCTCCCTCCTCTATGCGGATGTGGACATCACGAAGGTGTTCTCCCTGGACGTGGATGCGCCATCCGAGACGATACGCCGGAGTGCGCCCGTCGCCGACGATGCCGAACTGATCACATCCGCCAAGTTGCTGACACTCGTGGTCTCGCAGTTGACAGCGCTACTCGCCGCGCTGATCGGCTTTCGATGGCTCTACGGCGCTACGCCAGAAGATTGGGGACTGGTCACGACGCACGCTGGCCGCGACCTTGGCATCGCGCTCATCGCTGCCGTGGCGTTTCTGCCGCCGCTGTACGCGCTCCAGGCGTTGCTGCATCAAATAAATGACGCACCACATCCGTTGATTCGCGCCCTGACGGAATCCAACGATATGTTCTTACGTCCGCTAGCTCTGGTGACCGCCGGGCTGTGGGCGCCGATCTGGGAGGAATTGTTTTTCCGCGTCATCTTCCAGGGTTGGCTCGAACGCGTGCTCGTTCACCGTCATGCCCCGCCGCCGGACGAAGCGGCGGTCCACGACCTGAGCCCGGACGGCGAGACGGCGGACGAATATGCGCCGGCGGTCCGCGCGCCGCGCGGGGGGTGGCTGCCGATCGCGATCAGCGCCGCCGTGTTCGCCTCGGTACACGTGGATCCCCGGTCGCCCAACTTGGATTTCATTCCGATTTTCTTTTTCGCCTGCGGGCTGGGATACCTCTACCAGAGGACCCACCGGGCGTTGCCGTCCATTTTGCTGCATATGATCCTGAACGTCTGTTCGCTCACGGCGCTGGTGCTCACGCTGCCGCCCCGGTAGGCAAATCGGACCGTCGAGGCGACAACTCGTATCTGCAAAGTGAAAAATCCCGCATTGTTGCTATTTGTGTGCCGGTCTGTTAGCGTGTTGGCGGGCGGAGTTTGACGTTTTCAGTGTTCAGTTTTCAGTGGAATCTCCGCCGGCGCTGGCGAGCTTTTTGAGCGAGGCGACAACATGATGGGCACCCTTCGAATGAATCGTAGTCTTCTTGGCTTGATGACGATTGTCGGCGCACTGTTGCTGGCACCGCAGGCCGCCGTGGCCGAGCCGGGCCTGCTGTTCGATCAGAGCATCTACCAGGTGGCGCCGGGCGAGTCGTTCGACGTGCAAGTGCTGATCGACGGCGATGTCGCCACGGCCGCCGCGGACGCCGTCGCCAACGGTCTGGTCAGCTACGGCTGGCAATTCGACTTCGATGGAGCCAAGGCGTCCGTCGACGGACTGGTCGTGCCGGCGGAGCTGAACTACTTCGCCTTCGCCGCCGGCGCGAGCATCACATCGGGCCCCGGTCTCGCCGGGGCGGAGGGAAACATCGATCAGGTTACGTTCACACCTTATCAAGACAGCCTGCTCGCCACGGTGACGCTCAAGAACCTGGCGCTCGCGCCGGATTCCTACGACCTCACGCTGAGCCTCGCGCCACACTTTCCCACCGAGCAATTGTTCGTCGATGGCCAAGGCAACGTACTCGACGACACAATCGTGCTGGGCACGGCCAAGGTGTTGGTCGCGGTGCCGGAGCCAGGCACCATTACGTTGGCCGGAATCGGCGTTTGCATCGCGGCAACGTGCCGCGCACGACTTGGACGGAATTCCCGGCGATGCGCGCGCTCATCCTGACGCTCGGCACGCGCGGCGATCTGGAGCTTTTCCTGACCTTGGGCCGCGCGCTCTCCGCGCGAGGTCATGAAGTCACCGTCGCCAGTTCACCGTTCAACGCCGCAGCGGTGGAGCGCGCGGGTTTGCAATTCGCCGCGGCGGGAAATGCCGGCACCAGGGAACAACTCGTCGCGGCCTTGCGCGAGGCCGGCCGCTCGACGAATCTTGTCGAACGGACTAGGTCTTTTTATGAAGCCTGGCTGCGCCCGCAACTCGGGGCGGCGATTCAGGCCATCGCGCCGTTGACGAAGCAGACGGATGTCTTCATCAACAATCTGAAACTGGTGCTGCGTCGCGGGGAGAACGTGCTGCCGGGCGTCTCCGTAACCTACGATCCGCCATTGCAGATTGACGATTTGCCCCGATTCGGCGCCCAGCGCGCGGAAGTGCTCGACCTCGTGGCGATGCCCCAGGCGTTGATCGATCCGGAATACCGCTGGGACGCCCGTTATCGCTTCACGGGCTTCTGGACGTCGCCGGACCATGCTGACAAAGACTCGCTACTGCCGCGCGTGCAGGAGTTCTTGGCGAAAGGCCCCGCGCCCATCGTGATCACGCTTGGGTCGATGGCATTTGCCGATCCTCGGGCGATTTCCAGGTGCATTGTCGAAGCTCTCGCGTTGAGCGGCCGTCGCGGCATCGTTGTGCGTGGCTGGTCGTTGGAAGAACTCGACGAGATCGCGTCGCCCAACATTCTCGTGATCGACGAAGCCCCGTATGAACTGCTGTTCGCGGGCGCGGCGGCCGTGGTGCATCATGGAGGCGTCGGCACGTTGGCGGCCGTGTTGCGAGCTGGGAAGCCGTCGATTATTCTGCCTCAAGTCGCTTGCCAACGCGTGTTCGGCGAGATCCTGCTGCGCGAACGGCTGGCCGCCGGCGTGCTGGCCGCCGACGCGTTGACGCCAACCGGCCTGGCGTCCTGCATCGAGACGGCGACAACGGACGACACGCTCGCCGCGTCCGCCATGAATTGGCGTGAACGATTGCTTCGGGAAGACGGCGCCGCGCGCGCGGCTGAGTGGATTGAAGCCCACCTGGAGGGCCAGCGTCGTGACTGACAACGCCGATCGATTCCTGATCGCCCGGGGCGAAAACGATCGGCTCTTCGATGAGGCCGGGCGCGCGTACATCGATCTCTTCAGCGCGCATGGCGCGGCGTGGCTCGGGCACGCGAATCCCGTCGTGGGCGATGCGATCGCCAAACAATTGCGCCAAATCTGGAACACCGGCGCCATCTCGACGCCCATTCGCGAACAAGCGCAAGCGGCGGTCGAATCGCTTTTTCCGCCGTCACATCGCCTGGCCGGCTTCTATAGCACTGGCATGGAAGCCGCCGAGTTTGTATCGAGGATGGCGCGCGTCGCCACGGGGCGCAAGAAGATCGTCGGTTTTGAACACTCCATGCATGGCAAGTCGCTCGCCACTGCGGCGCTCGGGTGGGGTAACGACTGGAATCTCGACGCGCCGGAGTTAATGCGACTTCCGTTTGTGGACCAGGCGGACGAAATGGATATCGTCGCAAGCTTCGACGACGTATTGCGTGAACGAAACGTCGCGGCCGTGTTGGTCGAACCGTTGCTCGGTTCCCATGGCGGATACGAGGCGAGGGCGGCGTTCTATCGCACGCTGGCGAAAATGTGTCGCGAATACGGCACGCTGCTCGTCTTCGACGAAATCTTGACAGGCTTCGGCCGCACGGGCGCCAACTTCTACTTTCAATCCGTCGACATCCTGCCGGATGTCGTATTGATCGGCAAGGCTCTCGGCGCAGGCTTTCCGGTTTCTGGCGTGGTTGTAAATCGGTCCATTGCGATCGAACCCGGCATGCTTCCAGGCAGCACCTTCGCGGGAAACGCGCTCGCGTGTGCGGCGGTCGCCGCCACGCTGAATGAGCTAAACGCGATCAATGTTGTGGCGCGCGTGATTGCAATCGCCGAGATCATCGAACGCGAACTAGCGCCGCTCCGTGAACTGGGCGTCGGACTGCGCGGACGCGGGGCACTGTGGGTGTTGGAACTTCCGGATCACGTCGAAATGAAGCGGCTACTGGCGCAGGTCTATCGCCGGGGCGTCGCGATTGGCAGTAACGGTCGTTTCGTGCGATTGCTGCCGGCGGTGACGATTGAGCTGGAGCATCTCGGG comes from the Planctomycetia bacterium genome and includes:
- the rimO gene encoding 30S ribosomal protein S12 methylthiotransferase RimO — translated: MSVSSSLPIVDSRPEPKSKPAAGDGQVKGTYAFVSLGCPKNLVDSERMLGLLQLDGYRLVQEADGADFVIVNTCGFIEQARQESFASIHEMLDLKRRGRTRGVIVSGCLAEREKQSLLEQCPDIDQLVGVFGRDHVTKVADRLIGGLQEQRTVFNPAPSRPLSDRARLRITPRHFAYLKISEGCDRLCTFCAIPKMRGKHATKPMEEVIAEAKELAADGVRELNIVAQDTTYYGKDLYGEPRLAELLRELDRVDGLDWIRVLYLYPMYFTDELIGVLADAKKIVPYLDMPLQHINDATLKRMQRRVNRADTEVLLKKLRDAIPGLVMRTTFITGFPGETDAQFEELVDFVREQQFERLGVFTYSLEPDTPAAKLDGHLPNEVKEERRERLMAEQQEVAFAWNERQLGRQMDALIDSAVPGEPNAFIGRTYADAPDIDGVVYVTGKKLKPGQIVPCEIVASQGYDLVAAAVGKGR
- a CDS encoding aminotransferase class III-fold pyridoxal phosphate-dependent enzyme, whose protein sequence is MTDNADRFLIARGENDRLFDEAGRAYIDLFSAHGAAWLGHANPVVGDAIAKQLRQIWNTGAISTPIREQAQAAVESLFPPSHRLAGFYSTGMEAAEFVSRMARVATGRKKIVGFEHSMHGKSLATAALGWGNDWNLDAPELMRLPFVDQADEMDIVASFDDVLRERNVAAVLVEPLLGSHGGYEARAAFYRTLAKMCREYGTLLVFDEILTGFGRTGANFYFQSVDILPDVVLIGKALGAGFPVSGVVVNRSIAIEPGMLPGSTFAGNALACAAVAATLNELNAINVVARVIAIAEIIERELAPLRELGVGLRGRGALWVLELPDHVEMKRLLAQVYRRGVAIGSNGRFVRLLPAVTIELEHLGQACRVLVETIHEQLAIHHG
- a CDS encoding CPBP family intramembrane glutamic endopeptidase; this translates as MLGWWQTTADAWDPRLLAVVVVALLVSGSLTLWIRLGWRAVEGQPILPYEPRRPVPWTIVGLLVLALVSFMAITAFSLLYADVDITKVFSLDVDAPSETIRRSAPVADDAELITSAKLLTLVVSQLTALLAALIGFRWLYGATPEDWGLVTTHAGRDLGIALIAAVAFLPPLYALQALLHQINDAPHPLIRALTESNDMFLRPLALVTAGLWAPIWEELFFRVIFQGWLERVLVHRHAPPPDEAAVHDLSPDGETADEYAPAVRAPRGGWLPIAISAAVFASVHVDPRSPNLDFIPIFFFACGLGYLYQRTHRALPSILLHMILNVCSLTALVLTLPPR
- a CDS encoding glycosyltransferase, yielding MRALILTLGTRGDLELFLTLGRALSARGHEVTVASSPFNAAAVERAGLQFAAAGNAGTREQLVAALREAGRSTNLVERTRSFYEAWLRPQLGAAIQAIAPLTKQTDVFINNLKLVLRRGENVLPGVSVTYDPPLQIDDLPRFGAQRAEVLDLVAMPQALIDPEYRWDARYRFTGFWTSPDHADKDSLLPRVQEFLAKGPAPIVITLGSMAFADPRAISRCIVEALALSGRRGIVVRGWSLEELDEIASPNILVIDEAPYELLFAGAAAVVHHGGVGTLAAVLRAGKPSIILPQVACQRVFGEILLRERLAAGVLAADALTPTGLASCIETATTDDTLAASAMNWRERLLREDGAARAAEWIEAHLEGQRRD
- the pgsA gene encoding CDP-diacylglycerol--glycerol-3-phosphate 3-phosphatidyltransferase; its protein translation is MPDQPTSNRSTIVNVPNQLTVSRLLLSIVLFVLIAFKQFLPATIVFIVAASTDWLDGFIARRYGLVTVLGRILDPFVDKVIICGTFIFLVAEPLSELKAWMAVVVVGRELLVTALRGYLEQQGADFSASMSGKLKMVFQCVAAGMSLGYLHYLSRGASVDPELQRMFLYALRGAIWTAVGLTVWSGVEYIFAAARLIRR
- a CDS encoding PEP-CTERM sorting domain-containing protein; translation: MNRSLLGLMTIVGALLLAPQAAVAEPGLLFDQSIYQVAPGESFDVQVLIDGDVATAAADAVANGLVSYGWQFDFDGAKASVDGLVVPAELNYFAFAAGASITSGPGLAGAEGNIDQVTFTPYQDSLLATVTLKNLALAPDSYDLTLSLAPHFPTEQLFVDGQGNVLDDTIVLGTAKVLVAVPEPGTITLAGIGVCIAATCRARLGRNSRRCARSS